Proteins encoded in a region of the Quercus lobata isolate SW786 chromosome 8, ValleyOak3.0 Primary Assembly, whole genome shotgun sequence genome:
- the LOC115955729 gene encoding protein NRT1/ PTR FAMILY 6.4, with protein sequence MVLVVTHGDKDGANDGTVVDFRGNPVDKSKTGGWLAAGLILATELSERICVMGISMNLVTYLVEILHIPSAKSATIVTNFMGTLNLLGLLGGFLADAKLGRYLAVATFGAITALGVTLLTLATTIPSMRPPLCDSYRNQQHLCIEANGQQLAMLYAALYIIALGGGGIKSNVSGFGSDQFDQNDPKEEKDMIFFFNRFYFGISIGSLFSVIVLVYIQDNVGRGWGYGISAGTMVIAVAVLLCGTPWYRFKRPQGSPLTVIWRVLILAWKKRGHPYPSHPSLLNEYQSSRVPHTEKFKCLDKAAILDGFAGASENKNNPWIVSTVTQVEEVKMVLKLMPIWSTCILFWTVYSQMTTFTIEQATFMNRKIGSFDIPSGSFSTFLFITILLFTSLNEKLFVPLARKITHKVQGITSLQRIGIGLIFSIAAMVAAAVIEKQRREIAVQQNHKIRAFWLVPQYFLVGAGEAFVYVGQLEFFIREAPERMKSMSTGLFLSTISMGFFVSSLLVSIVEKVTNKSWLRSDLNMGRVDNFYWLLAVLGLLNFLVFLTFAMRHQYKEKQHISTYDNGEKELKTLNGLTVDKTEEKVSI encoded by the exons atg GTTTTGGTTGTTACACATGGTGACAAAGATGGTGCAAATGATGGAACTGTGGTAGATTTTCGAGGAAACCCTGTGGACAAGTCCAAGACAGGTGGATGGTTGGCTGCAGGGCTCATCCTAG CAACTGAACTGTCTGAAAGGATATGTGTGATGGGCATATCCATGAATTTAGTGACatatttggttgaaattttgcATATTCCATCAGCAAAATCTGCAACCATTGTGACTAACTTCATGGGCACTCTCAATCTTCTTGGTCTCCTAGGAGGTTTCTTGGCTGATGCTAAACTTGGCCGGTACTTGGCAGTTGCAACCTTTGGAGCCATAACTGCTTTG GGGGTGACCTTGTTAACATTGGCTACAACCATTCCTAGCATGAGGCCCCCTTTATGTGATAGCTACAGAAATCAACAACATCTGTGTATTGAGGCCAATGGCCAGCAACTGGCTATGCTCTATGCTGCGCTCTATATCATAGCACTGGGTGGTGGAGGAATAAAATCCAATGTCTCCGGCTTTGGATCTGATCAATTTGATCAGAACGACCCCAAGGAAGAAAAGGACatgatcttcttcttcaataGGTTCTATTTTGGCATTAGCATTGGGTCCTTATTCTCTGTAATAGTGCTTGTGTACATACAGGATAACGTGGGTAGAGGATGGGGGTATGGAATTTCAGCAGGGACAATGGTCATAGCTGTTGCTGTATTACTCTGTGGGACACCATGGTACCGATTTAAGAGGCCTCAAGGGAGCCCTTTGACTGTAATATGGAGGGTACTAATCTTGGCATGGAAGAAGAGGGGTCATCCATATCCTTCTCACCCCAGCCTTCTGAATGAGTACCAAAGCTCCAGGGTTCCACACACTGAGAAGTTCAA ATGTCTTGACAAGGCTGCAATCCTGGATGGTTTTGCCGGTGCcagtgaaaacaaaaacaaccctTGGATAGTGTCAACTGTGACCCAAGTTGAAGAGGTGAAAATGGTACTAAAGCTGATGCCCATCTGGTCAACATGCATCCTCTTCTGGACAGTCTACTCTCAAATGACTACCTTTACCATAGAGCAAGCCACCTTCATGAACCGTAAAATAGGCTCCTTTGATATTCCTTCGGGTTCTTTctctacttttcttttcatcacCATTCTCCTTTTTACTTCCCTAAATGAGAAACTCTTTGTCCCTCTTGCTCGAAAAATCACCCACAAAGTCCAAGGAATAACAAGCCTTCAAAGGATTGGGATTGGGCTCATTTTCTCAATAGCAGCTATGGTTGCTGCTGCAGTTATTGAGAAACAGAGGAGGGAAATTGCAGTTCAACAGAATCACAAAATACGTGCTTTCTGGCTAGTACCTCAGTACTTTCTAGTGGGTGCTGGAGAAGCTTTTGTCTATGTTGGACAGCTTGAATTTTTCATCAGAGAGGCACCAGAGAGGATGAAATCCATGAGCACAGGGCTTTTCCTAAGCACCATCTCCATGGGTTTCTTTGTTAGCAGTTTGTTGGTGTCTATTGTGGAAAAAGTGACCAACAAGAGCTGGCTCAGGAGCGATTTAAACATGGGAAGGGTAGACAACTTTTACTGGCTGCTTGCAGTGCTCGGATTACTGaatttcttagtttttcttACGTTTGCAATGAGACACCAATACAAAGAGAAGCAGCATATCAGTACTTATGACAATGGGGAAAAGGAGCTTAAGACTTTAAATGGTCTTACAGTTGATAAAACAGAAGAGAAGGTGAGTATTTAG
- the LOC115955730 gene encoding uncharacterized protein LOC115955730, with amino-acid sequence MNAFKAYKACAPIAWSPNLYITLVRGIPGTRRLHRRTLEALRLRKCNRTVMRWNTPTVRGMLQQVKRLIVIETEEMYKARKQKEANHLALRPPLVINHLPASASDSS; translated from the exons ATGAATGCATTCAAGGCTTACAAAGCCTGTGCCCCAATCGCATGGAGCCCTAACCTATATATAACTTTGGTGAGGGGAATTCCAGGGACAAGGAGACTTCACCGGCGCACTTTAGAGGCATTGCGTCTGCGCAAGTGCAACCGAACTGTCATGCGATGGAATACTCCTACTGTCAGGGGAATGCTCCAACAG GTCAAGAGATTGATAGTGATTGAGACGGAAGAGATGTACAAGGCTCGCAAACAAAAGGAGGCAAACCACCTGGCTTTACGTCCCCCATTGGTCATAAATCACCTACCTGCTTCAGCAAGTGATTCTTCGTAA